From a region of the Helianthus annuus cultivar XRQ/B chromosome 5, HanXRQr2.0-SUNRISE, whole genome shotgun sequence genome:
- the LOC110940623 gene encoding uncharacterized protein LOC110940623, translating into MSSDKQQSKPPPVIGKIGYYTVFVTPTAKPSPEPSPVQPPPVHYDKTAASYGSKFGFFWDAIATLQNVHSSLDDYLAHWFGLNQSKYQWALDDYYEHESTEKVDTGAKDMPPKAQSV; encoded by the exons ATGTCGTCCGATAAACAACAGTCTAAACCGCCGCCGGTGATCGGAAAGATCGGCTATTACACCGTGTTTGTCACACCTACTGCAAAACCCTCACCGGAACCGTCTCCGGTTCAGCCGCCGCCGGTTCACTACGACAAGACGGCGGCATCGTACGGCTCAAAGTTTGGCTTCTTTTGGGATGCCATTGCCACACTTCAAAACG TGCATTCAAGTCTGGATGACTATCTGGCGCATTGGTTTGGGTTGAATCAGTCTAAATATCAGTGGGCTTTGGATGATTATTATGAACACGAGAGCACG GAGAAGGTTGACACAGGAGCTAAAGATATGCCCCCCAAAGCACAAAGTGTATAA